In Oryza brachyantha chromosome 2, ObraRS2, whole genome shotgun sequence, a single window of DNA contains:
- the LOC102718142 gene encoding histone deacetylase 3-like isoform X1 encodes MDPSSAGSGGNSLAAVAGTDAQKRRVCYFYDTEVGNYYYGQGHPMKPHRVRMTHALLAHYGLLGRMQVLRPLRALDHDFCRFHSADYVAFLRTVTPETQLGRGRQLRRFNVGEDCPVFDGLYAYCQSYAGASISAAVMLNHGTHDIAINWSGGLHHAKKSEASGFCYVNDIVLAILELLKVHERVLYIDIDIHHGDGVEEAFYTTNRVMTVSFHKFGEYFPGTGDIRDIGYAEGKYYCLNVPLDDGIDDDSYQSIFKPIIGKVMEMYHPDAVVLQCGADSLSGDRLGCFNLSGKGHAECVKYMRSFNVPLLLLGGGGYTIRNVSRCWCYETGVAVGEELKEKLPYNEYYEYFGPEYSLYVSSSNMENRNTNKQLEEMKCKILENLSKVEHAPSVQFEERIPERKLPERDEDKEDPDRRPDPYFDRFLSARRRLKHSARSRNTGDTREYTETEAKDQHGKIPTTEHRGPEPMEEDLGSSKQAPPADANGMAINAPGNVKNEPESSPK; translated from the exons atggatcCCTCGTCGGCGGGCTCCGGCGGCAACtcgctggcggcggtggcggggacGGACGCCCAGAAGCGGCGGGTGTGCTACTTCTACGACACGGAGGTGGGCAACTACTACTACGGGCAGGGCCACCCGATGAAGCCCCACCGCGTGCGGATGACCCACGCGCTGCTCGCCCACTACGGCCTCCTCGGCCGGATGCAGGTGCTCCGCCCGCTCCGCGCCCTCGACCACGACTTCTGCCGCTTCCACTCCGCCGACTACGTCGCCTTCCTCCGCACCGTCACGCCCGAGACGCAGCTCGGCCGGGGCCGCCAGCTCCGGCGCTTCAACGTCGGCGAGGACTGCCCGGTCTTCGACGGCCTCTATGCCTACTGCCAGTCCTACGCGGGCGCCTCCATCAGCGCCGCCGTCATGCTCAACCACGGCACCCACGACATCGCCATCAACTGGTCGGGGGGCCTGCACCACGCCAAGAAGTCCGAGGCCTCCGGCTTCTGCTACGTCAACGACATCGTCCTCGCCATCCTCGAACTCCTCAAGGTCCACGAG CGAGTTCTGTACATTGATATTGATATCCATCATGGAGATGGAGTTGAAGAGGCATTCTACACAACTAATAGGGTTATGACAGTCTCGTTTCACAAGTTTGGGGAATATTTCCCGGGAACAGGGGACATCCGTGACATTGGGTACGCAGAAGGGAAGTATTACTGCCTGAATGTGCCGCTAGATGATGGAATTGATGATGATAGCTACCAGTCCATCTTCAAGCCAATCATCGGCAAAGTTATGGAGATGTATCATCCTGATGCAGTTGTGCTTCAATGTGGTGCTGATTCGTTGTCCGGTGATAGGTTGGGATGTTTCAATCTCTCAGGCAAAGGTCATGCGGAATGTGTTAAGTACATGAGATCGTTCAATGTTCCGTTGCTACttcttggtggtggtggatatACCATAAGAAATGTTTCACGGTGCTGGTGTTACGAG ACAGGAGTTGCAGTTGGTGAAGAGCTTAAGGAAAAATTGCCTTACAATGAGTACTATGAATATTTTGGTCCAGAATACAGTCTTTACGTTTCATCAAGTAACATGGAGAACAGAAATACAAACAAGCAATTGGAGGAAATGAAATGTAAAATTCTGGAGAATCTTTCAAAAGTGGAGCATGCTCCTAGTGTCCAATTTGAAGAGCGAATTCCTGAAAGAAAGCTACCTGAG CGAGATGAAGATAAAGAGGATCCAGATAGAAGGCCCGACCCTTACTTTGATAGGTTTTTGAGTGCTCGCAGACGTCTGAAACACTCAGCAAG aagTCGAAACACCGGAGATACGAGAGAATATACTGAAACAGAGGCCAAAGATCAG CATGGTAAGATACCAACAACTGAACATAGAGGACCAGAACCGATGGAAGAGGATCTTGGTTCCTCCAAACAAGCACCT CCTGCGGATGCAAATGGGATGGCCATCAACGCCCCAGGCAATGTCAAGAATGAACCGGAAAGC
- the LOC102717865 gene encoding YLP motif-containing protein 1 isoform X1, which translates to MDHHPWRFPAAGDDLCPVCAAPHFPFCPPPPPPLPPHPFPYDLHPPPPPPPPEYHAPFHPPPPPPPPEYHAPFHPPPPLPPLPEYHGPFHPPPPPPMWVPPHPYELIDMEGPHKRMRVAEPPPFDAYGDGIPPPLPPPGDRLLGLIRDHGRPPLPPPELLHGEPYPPDRFGYGGGRGYPPSNYNNPYMQGGNFPDYEHGGMLPPEHEMHALGPGFVPGGPQERYFNHDHHYHRFQREESPGAPPRPPPIRYAETRSRYDSRSWHPEADAPPPPTEPPVPSPPDYHATPPPQSVKSSLFPIHSGSPSATMRPPSSQASHQACPMPANCYNGPSHNEVSGSTYQPHLEQQLGDGRQTHAHRSINNAKISVINASNLFKQPLHGSRPDHIVIILRGLPGSGKSYLAKALRDLEVENGRNAPRIHSMDDYFMIEVEKKVEDNEGSKSSNTSKGRKQLTKKVIEYCYEPEMEETYRSSMLNAFKKTLDEGSFTFVIVDDRNLRVADFAQFWASAKKSGYEVYLLEAPYKDPTGCAARNVHGFTVDDVKKMAADWEEAPPLYLRLDIHSLFHDDNLQEHSIQEVDMDTEDVDDVNNAATSTEAENTQKSESLENGHDQDISEAGQKWDSPEDDDLDGYKELGQSKWSKDFDEDIEKSEHAEGSTRALSGLAKTYGTHRKTVSWGDRLEKGGFSIGAAKRRLTSSLIIGPGSGYNLVSNPLAEGNSMQTKGAINNDTKKRFSDQLRDEGESFRAVFDKRRQRIGVFGNGDGE; encoded by the exons ATGGACCACCACCCGTGGCgcttccccgccgccggcgacgacctctGCCCGGTCTGCGCCGCGCCCCACTTCCCCTTCtgcccgcctccgcctccgcccctccCGCCCCACCCCTTCCCCTACGATCTCcacccgcctccgccccctcccccgccggaGTACCACGCCCCCttccacccgccgccgccgcctcccccgccggAGTACCATGCGCCCTtccaccctccgccgccgcttcctcctctGCCGGAGTACCACGGCCCCTTCcaccctccgccaccgccgccgatgtGGGTCCCTCCGCATCCCTACGAGCTCATCGACATGGAGGGCCCCCACAAGCGGATGCGCGTGGCCGAGCCGCCCCCGTTCGATGCGTACGGCGATGGGATCCCacccccgctgccgccgccgggcgaTCGGCTGCTAGGCTTGATCCGAGATCACGGTCGccccccgctgccgccgccagaGCTGTTGCACGGCGAACCGTATCCTCCGGATCGATTCGGCTATGGAGGAGGTAGAGGCTATCCTCcttcaaattataacaatccCTATATGCAAGGAGGTAATTTCCCCGATTACGAGCACGGCGGAATGTTGCCGCCTGAGCATGAGATGCATGCTTTAGGTCCGGGTTTTGTGCCTGGAGGGCCTCAGGAGAGGTATTTCAACCATGACCACCATTACCATCGCTTCCAGCGTGAGGAATCACctggcgcgccgccgcgccctccacCGATTCGATATGCTGAGACAAGAAGCCGTTATGATTCCCGCAGTTGGCATCCTGAGGCAGatgctccaccaccaccaacagaGCCTCCTGTACCTTCTCCCCCAGATTATCATGCCACACCACCTCCGCAGAGTGTTAAATCATCGTTGTTTCCAATTCATTCTGGTTCTCCATCTGCAACTATGCGTCCACCTAGTTCTCAGGCTTCGCACCAAGCTTGCCCGATGCCTGCAAATTGTTACAATGGACCCAGCCACAATGAG GTATCGGGTTCGACATATCAACCACATTTAGAGCAGCAGTTGGGAGATGGAAGGCAAACCCACGCTCATCGTTCCATCAACAATGCTAAAATCAGTGTGATTAATGCCTCCAACTTGTTCAAGCAGCCACTTCATGGGTCACGGCCTGATCATATTGTTATCATCCTCCGTGGGCTGCCAG GTAGTGGAAAGAGCTATCTTGCAAAGGCATTGCGTGATCTTGAAGTTGAGAATGGTCGAAATGCACCTAGAATTCATTCAATGGATGACTATTTCATGATTGAGGTTGAGAAG AAAGTCGAAGACAACGAAGGGTCAAAATCTTCTAATACATCTAAAGGAAGAAAGCAGCTGACCAAGAAAGTGATCGAGTATTGTTATGAGCCTGAAATGGAGGAG ACATACAGATCGAGCATGTTGAATGCATTTAAGAAGACCCTTGATGAAGGGAGTTTTACATTTGTGATTG TGGATGACCGCAATCTGCGGGTAGCTGATTTTGCTCAATTTTGGGCAAGTGCGAAG AAATCAGGCTATGAAGTGTACTTGCTGGAGGCACCATACAAGGATCCAACA GGCTGTGCTGCTAGGAATGTGCATGGGTTTACAGTAGATGATGTGAAAAAAATGGCAGCAGACTGGGAAGAGGCTCCACCACTATATCTTCGACTAGACATCCAT TCATTATTCCATGACGACAATCTCCAAGAGCATTCTATTCAAGAG GTGGATATGGACACAGAAGATGTTGATGATGTCAATAACGCAGCAACTAGTACTGAAGCTGAAAACACACAGAAGTCTGAATCACTAGAAAATGGACATGATCAAG ACATCTCAGAAGCAGGACAAAAGTGGGACTCACCAGAAGACGATGACCTGGATGGCTACAAAGAGTTAGGACAGAGTAAATGGTCCAAAGATTTTGATGAGGATATCGAGAAGTCTGAACATGCAGAGGGAAGTACACGTGCTCTTTCTGGGTTGGCTAAAACCTACGGCACTCATCGAAAAACAGTTAGCTGGGGAGACAgg CTCGAAAAGGGTGGTTTTTCTATTGGTGCAGCTAAGAGAAGACTGACTTCTTCATTAATCATAGGACCTGGATCAGGATACAATTTG GTTTCCAACCCCTTAGCTGAAGGTAATTCCATGCAGACAAAGGGGGCAATCAACAATGATACAAAAAAGCGATTCAGCGATCAACTCCGTGATGAAGGTGAATCCTTCAGGGCAGTTTTTGATAAGCGAAGACAGCGCATTGGAGTTTTTGGCAATGGAGACGGCGAGTGA
- the LOC102717865 gene encoding YLP motif-containing protein 1 isoform X2 has translation MWVPPHPYELIDMEGPHKRMRVAEPPPFDAYGDGIPPPLPPPGDRLLGLIRDHGRPPLPPPELLHGEPYPPDRFGYGGGRGYPPSNYNNPYMQGGNFPDYEHGGMLPPEHEMHALGPGFVPGGPQERYFNHDHHYHRFQREESPGAPPRPPPIRYAETRSRYDSRSWHPEADAPPPPTEPPVPSPPDYHATPPPQSVKSSLFPIHSGSPSATMRPPSSQASHQACPMPANCYNGPSHNEVSGSTYQPHLEQQLGDGRQTHAHRSINNAKISVINASNLFKQPLHGSRPDHIVIILRGLPGSGKSYLAKALRDLEVENGRNAPRIHSMDDYFMIEVEKKVEDNEGSKSSNTSKGRKQLTKKVIEYCYEPEMEETYRSSMLNAFKKTLDEGSFTFVIVDDRNLRVADFAQFWASAKKSGYEVYLLEAPYKDPTGCAARNVHGFTVDDVKKMAADWEEAPPLYLRLDIHSLFHDDNLQEHSIQEVDMDTEDVDDVNNAATSTEAENTQKSESLENGHDQEAGQKWDSPEDDDLDGYKELGQSKWSKDFDEDIEKSEHAEGSTRALSGLAKTYGTHRKTVSWGDRLEKGGFSIGAAKRRLTSSLIIGPGSGYNLVSNPLAEGNSMQTKGAINNDTKKRFSDQLRDEGESFRAVFDKRRQRIGVFGNGDGE, from the exons atgtGGGTCCCTCCGCATCCCTACGAGCTCATCGACATGGAGGGCCCCCACAAGCGGATGCGCGTGGCCGAGCCGCCCCCGTTCGATGCGTACGGCGATGGGATCCCacccccgctgccgccgccgggcgaTCGGCTGCTAGGCTTGATCCGAGATCACGGTCGccccccgctgccgccgccagaGCTGTTGCACGGCGAACCGTATCCTCCGGATCGATTCGGCTATGGAGGAGGTAGAGGCTATCCTCcttcaaattataacaatccCTATATGCAAGGAGGTAATTTCCCCGATTACGAGCACGGCGGAATGTTGCCGCCTGAGCATGAGATGCATGCTTTAGGTCCGGGTTTTGTGCCTGGAGGGCCTCAGGAGAGGTATTTCAACCATGACCACCATTACCATCGCTTCCAGCGTGAGGAATCACctggcgcgccgccgcgccctccacCGATTCGATATGCTGAGACAAGAAGCCGTTATGATTCCCGCAGTTGGCATCCTGAGGCAGatgctccaccaccaccaacagaGCCTCCTGTACCTTCTCCCCCAGATTATCATGCCACACCACCTCCGCAGAGTGTTAAATCATCGTTGTTTCCAATTCATTCTGGTTCTCCATCTGCAACTATGCGTCCACCTAGTTCTCAGGCTTCGCACCAAGCTTGCCCGATGCCTGCAAATTGTTACAATGGACCCAGCCACAATGAG GTATCGGGTTCGACATATCAACCACATTTAGAGCAGCAGTTGGGAGATGGAAGGCAAACCCACGCTCATCGTTCCATCAACAATGCTAAAATCAGTGTGATTAATGCCTCCAACTTGTTCAAGCAGCCACTTCATGGGTCACGGCCTGATCATATTGTTATCATCCTCCGTGGGCTGCCAG GTAGTGGAAAGAGCTATCTTGCAAAGGCATTGCGTGATCTTGAAGTTGAGAATGGTCGAAATGCACCTAGAATTCATTCAATGGATGACTATTTCATGATTGAGGTTGAGAAG AAAGTCGAAGACAACGAAGGGTCAAAATCTTCTAATACATCTAAAGGAAGAAAGCAGCTGACCAAGAAAGTGATCGAGTATTGTTATGAGCCTGAAATGGAGGAG ACATACAGATCGAGCATGTTGAATGCATTTAAGAAGACCCTTGATGAAGGGAGTTTTACATTTGTGATTG TGGATGACCGCAATCTGCGGGTAGCTGATTTTGCTCAATTTTGGGCAAGTGCGAAG AAATCAGGCTATGAAGTGTACTTGCTGGAGGCACCATACAAGGATCCAACA GGCTGTGCTGCTAGGAATGTGCATGGGTTTACAGTAGATGATGTGAAAAAAATGGCAGCAGACTGGGAAGAGGCTCCACCACTATATCTTCGACTAGACATCCAT TCATTATTCCATGACGACAATCTCCAAGAGCATTCTATTCAAGAG GTGGATATGGACACAGAAGATGTTGATGATGTCAATAACGCAGCAACTAGTACTGAAGCTGAAAACACACAGAAGTCTGAATCACTAGAAAATGGACATGATCAAG AAGCAGGACAAAAGTGGGACTCACCAGAAGACGATGACCTGGATGGCTACAAAGAGTTAGGACAGAGTAAATGGTCCAAAGATTTTGATGAGGATATCGAGAAGTCTGAACATGCAGAGGGAAGTACACGTGCTCTTTCTGGGTTGGCTAAAACCTACGGCACTCATCGAAAAACAGTTAGCTGGGGAGACAgg CTCGAAAAGGGTGGTTTTTCTATTGGTGCAGCTAAGAGAAGACTGACTTCTTCATTAATCATAGGACCTGGATCAGGATACAATTTG GTTTCCAACCCCTTAGCTGAAGGTAATTCCATGCAGACAAAGGGGGCAATCAACAATGATACAAAAAAGCGATTCAGCGATCAACTCCGTGATGAAGGTGAATCCTTCAGGGCAGTTTTTGATAAGCGAAGACAGCGCATTGGAGTTTTTGGCAATGGAGACGGCGAGTGA
- the LOC102718142 gene encoding histone deacetylase 3-like isoform X2 yields MDPSSAGSGGNSLAAVAGTDAQKRRVCYFYDTEVGNYYYGQGHPMKPHRVRMTHALLAHYGLLGRMQVLRPLRALDHDFCRFHSADYVAFLRTVTPETQLGRGRQLRRFNVGEDCPVFDGLYAYCQSYAGASISAAVMLNHGTHDIAINWSGGLHHAKKSEASGFCYVNDIVLAILELLKVHERVLYIDIDIHHGDGVEEAFYTTNRVMTVSFHKFGEYFPGTGDIRDIGYAEGKYYCLNVPLDDGIDDDSYQSIFKPIIGKVMEMYHPDAVVLQCGADSLSGDRLGCFNLSGKGHAECVKYMRSFNVPLLLLGGGGYTIRNVSRCWCYETGVAVGEELKEKLPYNEYYEYFGPEYSLYVSSSNMENRNTNKQLEEMKCKILENLSKVEHAPSVQFEERIPERKLPERDEDKEDPDRRPDPYFDRFLSARRRLKHSASRNTGDTREYTETEAKDQHGKIPTTEHRGPEPMEEDLGSSKQAPPADANGMAINAPGNVKNEPESSPK; encoded by the exons atggatcCCTCGTCGGCGGGCTCCGGCGGCAACtcgctggcggcggtggcggggacGGACGCCCAGAAGCGGCGGGTGTGCTACTTCTACGACACGGAGGTGGGCAACTACTACTACGGGCAGGGCCACCCGATGAAGCCCCACCGCGTGCGGATGACCCACGCGCTGCTCGCCCACTACGGCCTCCTCGGCCGGATGCAGGTGCTCCGCCCGCTCCGCGCCCTCGACCACGACTTCTGCCGCTTCCACTCCGCCGACTACGTCGCCTTCCTCCGCACCGTCACGCCCGAGACGCAGCTCGGCCGGGGCCGCCAGCTCCGGCGCTTCAACGTCGGCGAGGACTGCCCGGTCTTCGACGGCCTCTATGCCTACTGCCAGTCCTACGCGGGCGCCTCCATCAGCGCCGCCGTCATGCTCAACCACGGCACCCACGACATCGCCATCAACTGGTCGGGGGGCCTGCACCACGCCAAGAAGTCCGAGGCCTCCGGCTTCTGCTACGTCAACGACATCGTCCTCGCCATCCTCGAACTCCTCAAGGTCCACGAG CGAGTTCTGTACATTGATATTGATATCCATCATGGAGATGGAGTTGAAGAGGCATTCTACACAACTAATAGGGTTATGACAGTCTCGTTTCACAAGTTTGGGGAATATTTCCCGGGAACAGGGGACATCCGTGACATTGGGTACGCAGAAGGGAAGTATTACTGCCTGAATGTGCCGCTAGATGATGGAATTGATGATGATAGCTACCAGTCCATCTTCAAGCCAATCATCGGCAAAGTTATGGAGATGTATCATCCTGATGCAGTTGTGCTTCAATGTGGTGCTGATTCGTTGTCCGGTGATAGGTTGGGATGTTTCAATCTCTCAGGCAAAGGTCATGCGGAATGTGTTAAGTACATGAGATCGTTCAATGTTCCGTTGCTACttcttggtggtggtggatatACCATAAGAAATGTTTCACGGTGCTGGTGTTACGAG ACAGGAGTTGCAGTTGGTGAAGAGCTTAAGGAAAAATTGCCTTACAATGAGTACTATGAATATTTTGGTCCAGAATACAGTCTTTACGTTTCATCAAGTAACATGGAGAACAGAAATACAAACAAGCAATTGGAGGAAATGAAATGTAAAATTCTGGAGAATCTTTCAAAAGTGGAGCATGCTCCTAGTGTCCAATTTGAAGAGCGAATTCCTGAAAGAAAGCTACCTGAG CGAGATGAAGATAAAGAGGATCCAGATAGAAGGCCCGACCCTTACTTTGATAGGTTTTTGAGTGCTCGCAGACGTCTGAAACACTCAGCAAG TCGAAACACCGGAGATACGAGAGAATATACTGAAACAGAGGCCAAAGATCAG CATGGTAAGATACCAACAACTGAACATAGAGGACCAGAACCGATGGAAGAGGATCTTGGTTCCTCCAAACAAGCACCT CCTGCGGATGCAAATGGGATGGCCATCAACGCCCCAGGCAATGTCAAGAATGAACCGGAAAGC